Genomic window (Artemia franciscana unplaced genomic scaffold, ASM3288406v1 Scaffold_1661, whole genome shotgun sequence):
GTGTTTAACAAATTACCCAATTATATTAAACGACGAATGAGCAATATCTGTCCCAATTTATCAAGCGTAACCGGACATAATCTGGACGTAATGGGAACTGTATACCTAGCCTTGCACAAAGATAACAAGAATATCTATACTCGATTAataatttgtaagaattttccaTACGAAGCGATAACAGgcactaattttttaaaagccaataaaatattattagattagcaaattcaaagtttatctaTCCGACGGGAACCAaaccaataataaataacatacaagcaaACAAGGTAAAGGAGAACATAGGCAACATGAAAGAGTATGGGAggaaacaaattcaagaaatttcttatttatggaaaaaaatagcaaatataGAAACTCCCAGGAAAAAACCAGCAGGTAATAgtctaaattcaataaaagaaaatcataacgaaaaatattatggatttgtagtacgaaaaactaaaattccccCAAAATCAATGCAGAGAGTGCAAATATCTCAAATGTTAGAAccaataaatgataaaaattaaatttggatAACCTCACCGTTGGAAGATCTCCCGAAAAATGTAATCtgtgaagaacaaattataaattacgaaaaggaTGAAGGTTACATTTTGCTATTgctattgtcaataattgtctTTGTCTATGAGTCAAggtatcaggtacagttcctattgtctgttggatcgttcccaagggaatctgcaCAACTCAGGAGACCTGAACATCACGATAATGATTCTGTCGCCATGGTTATAGAGATTTGTTAATAGAACCCTCTCAGTCTATGCCCCTTAACTACCCTGCTCCCATTTCCAAATTTGCACATCCACTTAACTTAACTTTATAAGAAACTCCCCCCCCGTAACATTCCAGCAAAAATTGGGAAGAACTGGACTATACGATTTCCCCAAAAAACCATAATTTTTTCCCGATACAATCTTAACTCTTACCCTCAAAACGATTCCCAGACGACATGCTACCCCCTATCACACCATTGATAGACCCCTAACATAATATGATGGATTAAAAAAGCTATACATACTCCCGGTGACAAAAGGTCAGAAAAAGTGAATCAGCTCTAAAGGCAAACATTGCAAGAGGCCATGGACTTAATAATATACccaattaaaaacagaaaaagtacgtttgaaacaaaagtggtcACCAGTGAACAACAATACCAGGATATAACAGTATCCAGagcaaaaccaaaggactgggtatcttggaaggaaaccATAATACAATGAATTCCCTATCGTCCTGAGGACATGGCTTTCGAACAATGGAGGTATAACAAGAAAATGTTTGACTTCCCTAAGCTCCAAAGAATCCTTCAACTCTCCCGAGCCGAGAAATCAACaggaaaaatcaataaacaacCCTTCTACTTCCctagaagaacaaaaaacagtTTGATTCCCCTACAAGCTATGGGTTTGAAAATTGTTACTTTGCAATTCGATGTCTCAATAGcaaacatttagccaaaaactaTCTAAGAAGTAATCAGACAAAAAGCatgataaaaacaagagctaagagcacacatagcacttgtgacgagatcggaagagccaagagctcaaatggcaAAGCTCAAGCGAAATTCGAAGGATCAACAGATCAATTTAAAAGGAgtatcagaggcttaatgtcggtcatgatttaaaatatgagctctgaaacacaaggtccttctaaatatcaagattcATTAGGATacgatcatccactcgtaattaaaaaatagctcattttttctaatttttcctctcatttcagatggtcgaatcggggaaaacaactttatcaactCAATTTgagcaggtccctgacacgcataccaattaacatcgtcctagcacatccaaaAGCGcggaactcaccaaagcactggactcctcccccctaactcccccaaagagagcagatccagtccagttacgtcagtGACGTAtctacatttgcttattctaaccaccaagtttcatcctgatctctttactctaagcgttttccaagatttctggtttcctctTCCGACTCCTCTCCCtagtcatcggatctggtcggtatttaaaattagaCATCTGAGACAGGAGTTTCATCTAAATATTAAACTTCATTAACGTCCTGTAACCGGTTCTTAGATaaaatatacctcaatttttttactttttccaaactgacacccccccccccaactcccctaaagaaaGCCGATtcagtccgattatgtcaatcacgtatctaggacttatgcttattcttcccaccaggtttcatcccgatctcttcactgtaagggttttccaagattccccatTTCTCCCACCAGCTCCCCCAGTATCACTGGCTCCAGTTTGGGTtcaaaagaagagctctgagacacgaggtccttttaagatccagtcacctgttcttaggttaaaaataactcatttttcaaaattaacccccccccccaaaagagataaaatccattccagttatgtcaatcacgtttctagaacttgtgcttactcttcccatcaagtttcatcccgatctctccactctaagtgttttccaagatttccggtttccaagatttctgtttccccaaCCCAGCCCATTATGTCACCGAATCCgactcgaattgaaaatggaagttttaaaacataagatctttctatatatcaagtttcattaagatccgattacccattcgtaagataaagatacctcaagtttcacgtttttcaagattttaggtttcccccctcatCTCCCCCCTAATGctaccggatctggttgggatttcaaataagatttctaaagcacaagatccttctaaatatcaaatttcattaagatctgatcacccgttcgtaagttgaaaatacttcattttttctaatatttccaaattactAACACACACCCCCCACTCCGACTCCCCCAAAAacagcggatccagtctggttatgtcagtcattaattttggactttggcttattcttcccacaaaaTTCCAGCTTGTTctttccgctttaagcgttttccacgatttcagcccccccccccacaactccccccacactggatccggtagagaattaaaataagacatctgagttacgaggtcgttataaaaatgatatttcaataagatccgatcaatcattcgcaagttaaaaatacctttggggggagttaaccctccccccaactccctcaaagagaacagatccgttcccgttatgtcaatcacgtatataagacattggcttatttttccaccaggtttcatcccgatccctccactaagcgttttccaagattttaggttcccctcctactcccccaaatgtcaccggatccagtcgaaatttaaaataagaactttcaGACACAGTATCAatcttaatataaaatttcattaagatccgttcacccgtttgcaagttaaaaacacttattttttcttatttttccgaaattaactgtcccaccccctccccctctccagATGTTTGAATAGGGAaaaactatttccaatttaatttggtctgctTCTCCGATACGCCTGCCAGATTTCATCGTCCAAGCGtatctgaaagtgcctaaactagcaaaaccgggacagacacagcgacaggccgacagaatttgtgatcgctatatgtcacttggtgaaTACCAAGTACCAAACAAAATAGCATTTGACTACTTAGTGACTCCAGCAAAGTTCCTAACCGACTTCAAAAGCAAAGGCTAATTATATGCTGAGTATAGGTTCCATAAATAAATGCGTCACATAAATCTTATACTATCTCACTGCTTCGTGACTCCAGCAAAGTTCATAATCGACATCACAAgcatacattaaataaaatgcTGAATATATGTTCCATAGCGAAATTGCAAAGTCGTGAGATCCTGGTTTACAGGGAGGTCAAACATCCCATAACTAGtgaatatatacaaaaagactgaagaaactTGACAGTCAATTTCTGGACGGGTGGAAGTGAAAAGCTAGCCTGGGTAGGATTTTAAGACAGTATTGATTTGTACCTAATCCTGACTTTATCCATGTTTCAATATTCAATTTGTTGCATTAAACCTACTGTACAAGttgtatgtaagcactggaataaattattatatgtgattttatcatctttttttatgaatcCAGATGCCAGGCATAATTCCCGTGGTCTTTAGAAACGCTTTATAGGGAATCTATGCGATAAAGCAAGACCCATCCACCCCTAAGATGATTATATTACTGAGAAGATTGGGCATTATCAACAGCGTCCCTCTTTCTTAATCTCTCACTTGTTTAACCCCTGTAGGATCTTAATCTTTCACTCGTTTAACACCCATAGCGtcattttaagttgaaactcccATATTGTTTTATTATCAACATTACCCCCTGTACCATTATTAacaatacccccctccccccgtaaCAGTAGTGTATCAAGTTCGTCCTTCTTTCAAGaccgttttaaaattaatgattaCCCTAACTTCTTCAGGGCTGGCATAAGCGAAACGAATGGTCAAACTATTAAGGggtattaaaaatagaaattcgGTCGTTGTATCGCTCATCATAGCGTTTCAATGATACATGCACTCTATGTGTTTATGTAATAAAGGCTGACTAAAGTGTTAGATTAgataaagcaaaaaacaaaaacaaaaatatcattcTAGTGTCTTTAAAAGTGTGTATTATTGTGTgtgtattgttttttatttgttaacttGTGCAAATATTAGTGTTGTGTTTGTGCTTTTGTTTCTAGTGTTATAAAAATGGCTGAAATTCCACCTTATGATGAAAAAATAgagtttaaagataaaataccGTTATTGACAAATATTAATGAATACGACGATGAATTTGACAAGCATCCAGCTTATGTCCTGGGGAGGGAGGTTTTGGAAACACTTTCTAGAACTGATTTTGGTACTGATGAAGATAATAACCCTGTGGCTAAACGTGATAAATTGAATGAGGAAATTAAAGAAGCTAACAAAAATACTTATGAAACTATGCGTGCTCAGGGATATGACCCCGCAGTATATAGTACCGAACAAATGATGTTGGATTTAGCTGCTCAAATCACTCCTGTACAGAAAACGTCAACAGTACCAAAACTTGTTCCTTTAACTACTGGTAAACAAGGTAGAGCACCAATTTCAAAACCAATTCAAGTTAAATAGGGTTTTTTAGATATGAACAAgatgttgaaaattttagggagAATGAAGGTATCGAAAAATACGAtggaattcaaaaagaaaaggagCAATCTGTTGATTTACCAGTGCGAGAATATGATGAGGACGTCCCGGACCCCGAAGACGTTAAACAACTACTATATTTGTTCGAGTTGTTCAATGGTCAAGACACTTATTCCCATGAAAGGGTAACTATCCGGCCACTATGCAAGAAGGAAAATTTAGTCATCCCACCTGATTACACTGTTCCAAGGATTGGTCCAGAACATGTTCTAACACAAAATGCTAGGAACCAGCTAGAAATGCGTCACTTCTTCCAGATTGCTTACTTAAATTCTAAAGTATTTGCAGATGAATTAAAAGATTCTAACAAAGACATTGCTGCgggttttgtgttcttttattattaaggTAGAACAATGTTTTTGTCGCAGCCATAAGAGAAACTTGGAACCTGACTGAAGTGACAGGGAGCTCACCGGTTATGCCCTATACCTCAGAACAAGAAAAGCTCTTGGTGACCAGAGACTAGGCGGTGGAGTGGCCCTTTACGTACGTGACGATATCCCAATGAAGGAGCTACGTGAACTTAAAAGCACTGAACATGAGGTTGTGTGGGTTCGAGAGAACCCTGGCGACAAGGTTGTTCTCATTGGAGCGGGCATAACTATGCACGAAGGTCTGAAGGCGACTGATACCCTGGCAACTAACGGCATCCATGTGTGCGTCATTGATCCTTTCACAATTACACCCTTGGATGCTGACACCATTCGTTCTCATGCTCTACGGGGTGGTGGCAAGATACTCACTGTTGAAGATCATTACCCAGAGGGTGGTATTGGCGAATCTGTAGCTTGTGCCCTGTCGACTGATGCAAATATTATTGTCAAGCGTCTAGCAGTCAATGAGGTTCCACGATCTGGTCCCCCTGAGGTTCTTCTTGAAAAGTACGGTATTAGCTCAAATTGCATAGTCAAGGCCGTTTACAACTTACTCCAATGATTCCTTAGCACTCAgtgcattttattttaagtttaaattcttTGCTgattattttagtatttatgtCTATACAGCATCATCGTTCTAAGGTATTAGGATTCTTTTCGCATGATTTAGTTTATTTGACTATTTGGCAATACTGTTTGCCATCGGAAGTTAGCATACATGCTTGTATTATTTAGAATTTGATTCTGTTGACATTTTGGGTGAAGGCTGAAAGAACAATTTTATGGATAATATTTATAGCAAAAGTTGCACTCTTTCTATTGCCCTAGGTTTTTGGAGAAAGATTCTAATTCCAGAATTGCACTGACGGCCTAAAAAAAGTTTAACTGCtttttgaatgtttatttttttataataattatggTTTAATGTTGAAAATGAAATGTCAAAACGTGAAAAACTCCATTTAACTCCACCATTGCCGGTTCCAATTTCGGTCGCGAAAAGAAGAGGGTTGGACGATAGGCTTGCTACCTGTCCCTTAAAAAACTACCAGCAACTGAATCGTCGACTTTAGCCTTGGATTTGACTACTACTTCCCTAACACCCTCAACATCCCCCGGACTTGATTTTTGACTACGAAGCAACAACTGAAGCTCGGATTTTGAAATCTGAGGACGATGAGCCAGATTTCAAAAACTGAACAGATACTGAAAGAAGTGATACAGTACAATATAGACGTAACAGCCATTAGTGAAACTAGATGGCTTGGTAGTGGGATAGATCCCCTACAAGTGGCTAGGTCTTCACATACAGTGAACAAGAAAGAAGACGCCAAGCAGGTGTGGGTGTACTGATGTCAACCACTACTAGGTGAGGGATACTAAAATGGAAGAATTATTTACACACAATTCACGATATCACGATGCAAAAAAATCTGCCATGgctaaaataaactgaattctCAGTCGATCAGCAATTATTTGGAGCTGTTTAGACTTTTCTGAATCCATAAGGTTAAGAGGGGAGcgcaaatttttattctcatcaTAAGGTATATATATCATGTCTAGTTATATATATAGCATAACAATAAAATGACGTTCATAGTTATGCCCACTCCAATGAGAACAACCTTGTCACCAGGGTTCTCTCGGACTACCTTGGCTTTACCCACTTGGAATAGTGCTTCATTATTATAAATAACAACGGTGGCTGGCCTAGATGTCCTAATGAAACAGATACCTCTTGTGTTAGCTGCCAGTTCACAGGCTCGTTCGCAGCTCACAGCATCACTGGGATAGAATACAGTACAAACAGGGATAGTTCTAAACATAGCCAAATATTCAAGCGCCATCTGACTCGGTCCATCTTCACCAATACTCACACCAGCATGTGATCCAACACAGTTGATGTTTGCCTGAGACATGGCATCCTTTCTGATCTGATCAAAAGCGCGGGTGAAAAATGCAGCAAAAGTAGAACGGAATGCAACATTTCGGTCACGACAAGCAGCACCAATAGCAAACCCAActaaattttgttcagcaatgTAGCATTCAATGTAATTATCGGTGGAAACCTTCTTGATTTTTTCGGAATAAGTAGAATTCTTTGTATCACCATCCAAGCCAATGACCCGGGAATTTTTCTGGGCAAGTTTCATCAAAGCAGTACCATAAGCAACACGAGTGGCAACTGTCTCCCCTTTTTTGTAAGCTGGCACTGAAGATAGACGAATGTTTTTAATGCTAACGACTGGGGCATCTTCAACCGGAGACTCAGCAATTGGGGCAGGAACATTGCCAGCTATACGCTCTTCAATGTTCTTAACAATACTACCTGCCTTGTCACCGAAAGGTTTACCGTGCCAATTTTCATGATCAGCCACTCCATAGTCAGAATTATAATAGCAGACAGAATTATAATATGGaactaaaagataaaataaaattattcgtTTGCAAATATTCGGGAATTAATCTAGTTTTGATAGACGAATCAGATCTTTGTTAAAACCTGAAAAAGCTACTGCATTTTATGCGAATATTTGCGACACTAAAATCACTACATAAGGGCAACATTGTACTATCATCACTATAAGAGGCTACATTTACTGGGTGGGAACTATAAAAAGTCTCCACGAAAGATCGTTCCAACTGGTTTAGGTGGCTTGGATCTTTACCCTGAGGGTTAATGGGATAAGTAAGTCCAGAATAGAGGCGTGGATATGTAAATTACGCCTAAAGATGTATGCCAGCCTCCCTGATGGACGGCCTCCAGTTACCCTGGCAgaggtaaagaaaaaaattccatgtgACGACTGCAAAGAACTTAATGTGCAAAAActaaagaacttaaaaaaaaacaaaaaaactatcttctataattaaggaaaaaaactgagaaagcggaaaaaaaactaaaagaaaaataaaaaaaggaaaaaaactaaaaaaaccaatagaaaaactaaatagaaaaaaaagtgaaaaaaaaataaaaaacctaaaaaactagaaaagagattcaaaaaagaagaaactaagaaaagaaaaatttaggaatgaagaaaaactaaaaaagaaaaaaaactaaaaaaagaaaactaaagaaaataaaagaaactaaaagaaactaaaaaaggaaaaaaaactaaaaacttttgtctataagcaaatgtaaaaaaaactgaaaaaaggaaactaataaaactaaaaaaaagaaaaaagaaaaagaaaaaaagaaaactaaaaaaaaactaaaaaagaaaaaaattaaaaaaaagaacctaaaaaaagaaaaactaaaaatgaaaaaaaaagaaaaccaaaaaagaaaaaactaaaaaaaaataaaccaaaaaagaaaaaaaaactaaaaaagaaaaaactaaaaaaagagaaactaaaaaataaaaaactgaaaaaaaactaaggtcaaaggcaatcatttaaaaaaaaaagaaaaaggttttaGTTCTGTTCTATTTTCTCAACCACTCTatattaatcaagtattcaataatacaatctgTATTAACGGTTACCGCAGTACATTGGCTTTAATGTTCTTTCGAATTCGAAGGATGTGAGTTCAAGTCACTTTGCTGTAATCtatagtaagtaaaaaaaaggtaagtaAGACAAACTTTTACTTACTTTCACTAGATTACTAGACTTTTACTAGATTAAAAGTTTAATCTGATTCGTCTATCAAAACTAGATTTGCTAGCGCCTCAAGCGCTAGCAAATCTGGACATCCCTCATCATGTGCATCCATGGCAGATATTttgtctgttctttttttcatgcaATGAAGTACAAAGTCTCTGCTCCAAAAGATCCTTCTTCAGATAGGTTTATACTATCGAAAGGGCATGCTGCAACTATACTCTATGCAGCATGGGCTGAAGCTGGACTTTTCCCCAAGAGTGAACTATTGAACTTGAGGAAAATCGATAGTGATTTGGAGGGTCATCCAACCCCACGTTTGAACTTCATAGATGTTTCCACTGGATCCCTTGGTCAAGGACTTAGTGTAGCTGCTGGTATggcatatgttggaaaaaatattgacaagGCTTCCTACAGAACATATTGCTTGATTGGGGATGGAGAGTCTGCTGAAGGATCCATTTGGGAAGCAATGCATTTTGCTGGTCATTACAAGCTCGATAATCTTGTTGTTATTTTTGATGTTAATCGTCTCGGACAGTCTGAGCCAACAGCTTTACAACATGATGTAGAGACCTACAGAAAGAGGGCAGATGCATTTGGATTTCAGGCCATTGTTATCGATGGCCACAATATTGAAGAAATAGTTAGGGCTTTTGACGAAGCAGCAGCAACCAAAGGAAAACCAACTGCCATCATTGCCAAAACGTTCAAAGGTCAAGGACTGGATGGAGTGTCTGATCATGAAAATTGGCACGGTAAACCTTTAGGTGACAAGGCAGGTAGTATTGTTAAAAACATTGAAGAGCGTATAGCTGGCAATGTTCCTGCCACAATTGCTGAGTCTCCGGTTGAAGATGCCCCAGTCGTTAGCATTAAAAACATTCGTCTATCTTCAGTGCCAGCTTACAAAAAAGGGGAGACAGTTGTTACTCGTGTTGCTTATGGTACTGCTTTGATGAAACTTGCCCAGAACAATTCCCGGGTCATTGGCTTGGATGGTGATACAAAGAATTCTACTTATTCCGAAAAAATCAAGAAGGTTTCCACCCATAATTACATTGAATGCTAcattgctgaacaaaatttagTTGGGGTTGCTATTGGTGCTGCTTGTC
Coding sequences:
- the LOC136042649 gene encoding transketolase-like protein 2, yielding MYCVPYYNSVCYYNSDYGVADHENWHGKPFGDKAGSIVKNIEERIAGNVPAPIAESPVEDAPVVSIKNIRLSSVPAYKKGETVATRVAYGTALMKLAQKNSRVIGLDGDTKNSTYSEKIKKVSTDNYIECYIAEQNLVGFAIGAACRDRNVAFRSTFAAFFTRAFDQIRKDAMSQANINCVGSHAGVSIGEDGPSQMALEYLAMFRTIPVCTVFYPSDAVSCERACELAANTRGICFIRTSRPATVVIYNNEALFQVGKAKVVRENPGDKVVLIGVGITMNVILLLCYIYN
- the LOC136042645 gene encoding transketolase-like protein 2 — its product is MCIHGRYFVCSFFHAMKYKVSAPKDPSSDRFILSKGHAATILYAAWAEAGLFPKSELLNLRKIDSDLEGHPTPRLNFIDVSTGSLGQGLSVAAGMAYVGKNIDKASYRTYCLIGDGESAEGSIWEAMHFAGHYKLDNLVVIFDVNRLGQSEPTALQHDVETYRKRADAFGFQAIVIDGHNIEEIVRAFDEAAATKGKPTAIIAKTFKGQGLDGVSDHENWHGKPLGDKAGSIVKNIEERIAGNVPATIAESPVEDAPVVSIKNIRLSSVPAYKKGETVVTRVAYGTALMKLAQNNSRVIGLDGDTKNSTYSEKIKKVSTHNYIECYIAEQNLVGVAIGAACRDRTVAFCSTFAAFFTRTFDQIRMGAISQTNINCVESLAGVSIGEDGPSQMALEDLAKFRTIPGCTVFYPSDAVSCERACELAANTRGICFIRTSRPATVVIYNNEALFQVGKAKVVRENPGDKVVLIGAGITMHEGLKAADTMATNGIHVCVIDPFTIKPLDADTIRSHTLRVGGKILTVEDHYPEGGIGESVACALSTDANIIVKRLAVNEVPRSGPPEVLLEKYGISSNCIVKAVYNLLQ
- the LOC136042648 gene encoding transketolase-like protein 1 codes for the protein MKELRELKSTEHEVVWVRENPGDKVVLIGAGITMHEGLKATDTLATNGIHVCVIDPFTITPLDADTIRSHALRGGGKILTVEDHYPEGGIGESVACALSTDANIIVKRLAVNEVPRSGPPEVLLEKYGISSNCIVKAVYNLLQ